CCGCAGCATTTTTGAATTTGCAAGAGCCAGATGAATGCACAGCGAGTTGAAGACATGGATACTCGGCAGCACATTTGTGGGGGTATCATGTCTGTAGAGAAGCTGCACAACGTCGGTGAAAATATTGTCATTGGCAAATTCTACAGGTCTGATATTCAGACCGTTTGGATAAACGTAAGAGACGATCAGAAACAGCGTCATGCCGCTGGCAAGACTGAAAAACATCTGATAGTATTCCCGTTTGTCCGGATTGATAAAAATGAAAAATAAAATGGCCACAAACATATATACAAACCAGAAAACATATGGGACGACAAAGTATTCACAGAAAGGAATCACATCGTTCAGAGGGGCGGAGATAATATGAAGATTCTCTACCGACCTGTCTTCCAGCAGGGCAAAACAAAACATATAAATAATGCCAAAGATCAATATGGTAAAGCCGTGTTTGTATTTGCGTATCAGACGCAAGAAAATCACTCCTTAGTCGTTAGTTTTTTGTAGGGCAGTCCGGGGTGAAGCGGTCAAAAATGACGGAGTCAAAATATTTCCGACTTTTCATGAGCGCACTTTCTGAGTGGATCGTCCAGGCAAATGCCGGAGTGCCAAAGCATTTGCGCAGAAATTTCAGGACAAGCAGGCGGGAGCCGCGGTCATATTCATAAGCGATAAAGTCCGGACGCCCGTACCAGTTGAACATCAGGTGCTCACTCAGAAACAGCAGGGGTCTGGGAGGATCTTCGACGGGATCGAAGCGGCAGGAAAGCTGACCGCGCACGACATCCGGCCGGTTCTTTTTATACCAGTGCAGAACAAAGGGGCTGAATGATTCGATGCAGTATTTTCCGCTGTAGTTCTGCAGAAGATCCGTAACGACGCTGCAGATTTTTGTATCGGTATGATGAGATTTCAGCTCTATAAGCAGAGGGACCCGGCCAGACACCAGAGTGAGTACTTCACTT
The Ruminococcus gauvreauii genome window above contains:
- a CDS encoding phosphatase PAP2 family protein, whose protein sequence is MRLIRKYKHGFTILIFGIIYMFCFALLEDRSVENLHIISAPLNDVIPFCEYFVVPYVFWFVYMFVAILFFIFINPDKREYYQMFFSLASGMTLFLIVSYVYPNGLNIRPVEFANDNIFTDVVQLLYRHDTPTNVLPSIHVFNSLCIHLALANSKMLRQDRWLKWASLILTLAIIASTLFLKQHSLIDVITGIILCMITYFIFYKSSLVSRLPS
- a CDS encoding glycerophosphodiester phosphodiesterase family protein gives rise to the protein MFLSLFLLLLVLSVLVLLLLALMPRTAMQQQCSDFCGLMFAHRGLWSGEEIPENSIAAFQRAVNRGFAIELDVQLTKDNEAVIFHDNSLRRMCGTDGRISDLTREQLRALRLNGSAEAIPSLSEVLTLVSGRVPLLIELKSHHTDTKICSVVTDLLQNYSGKYCIESFSPFVLHWYKKNRPDVVRGQLSCRFDPVEDPPRPLLFLSEHLMFNWYGRPDFIAYEYDRGSRLLVLKFLRKCFGTPAFAWTIHSESALMKSRKYFDSVIFDRFTPDCPTKN